A region from the Leopardus geoffroyi isolate Oge1 chromosome C2, O.geoffroyi_Oge1_pat1.0, whole genome shotgun sequence genome encodes:
- the LOC123610403 gene encoding uncharacterized protein LOC123610403, translating into MKVFEAASEARAGLPLWGSPEGNVRRAFSRAGREGNESGARIGGSREVQRPSPRAPDLLSRPPDLRGRCPSGAGRVIGSCRSSRGTRVSRTRGRRRRDGRRPPSWSPGGSRWVGGSRGRSRGLRWAAPSLEETAAGGGGGSGLPPSGAAPGRTATVTARPPLPAVRFLLEPQASAGTLGGRGGARHATASGELGSGETGLHPPLAQAARPSGGASARPESSGLPPLPLFLSPRNLPIILPPRLERCARRARNKHHI; encoded by the exons ATGAAGGTATTTGAAGCTGCTTCAGAGGCAAGGGCGG GTCTGCCTCTCTGGGGAAGCCCAGAGGGGAACGTCCGGAGGGCCTTTTCCAGGGCTGGGCGGGAGGGGAACGAGTCCGGCGCGCGGATCGGGGGCTCGAGGGAGGTGCAGAGGCCGAGCCCCCGAGCCCCAGACCTTCTCTCTCGGCCCCCAGACCTCCGCGGTCGTTGCCCCTCGGGCGCCGGGCGGGTGATTGGCAGTTGCCGCAGCTCTAGGGGGACCCGGGTATCCAGGACCCGTGGCCGCCGCCG CCGCGACGGGCGGCGACCCCCGAGCTGGAGCCCGGGCGGCTCGCGGTGGGTCGGGGGCAGCCGGGGAAGGTCCCGAGGCCTACGGTGGGCAGCGCCGAGCCTGGAGGAGACGGCCGCGGGCGGAGGCGGAGGGTCTGGACTGCCCCCCTCAGGAGCTGCCCCGGGCCGCACCGCCACCGTCACGGCCCGGCCGCCCCTGCCCGCCGTGCGCTTCCTCTTGGAGCCGCAGGCCTCAGCGGGGACTCTGGGGGGCCGCGGCGGGGCCCGGCACGCGACGGCCTCTGGGGAGTTGGGGTCTGGGGAGACCGGGCTTCATCCCCCGCTCGCCCAGGCCGCGAGACCCTCGGGAGGCGCCTCCGCGAGGCCAGAGAGCAGCGGGCTCCCGCCGCTTCCCCTCTTCCTGAGCCCAAG GAATCTTCCGATAATTCTGCCGCCACGACTTGAACGGTGCGCGAGGCGAGCTCGAAACAAACATcacatctaa